The genomic window gtagtgtgttaccaattgttttcttggtgactatggtcccagctgccttgagatcattgacaagatcctcccgtgtagttctgggctgattcctcactgttctcatgatcactgcaactccacgaggtgagatcttgcatggagccccaggccgagggagatcgacagttcttttgtgcttcttccatttgcgaataatcgcaccaactgttgtcaccttctcaccaagctgcttggcactggtcttgtagcccattccagacttgtgtaggtctacagtcttgtccctgacatccttggagagctctttggtcttggccatggtggagagtttggaatctgattgattgattgcttctgtggacaggtgtcttttatacaggtaacaaactgatattaggagcactccctttatgagtgtgctcctaatctcagctcgttacctgtataaaagacacctgggagccagaaatctttctgattgagagggggtcaaatacttttttcccctcattaaaatgcaaattaattcataaaatttttgacatgcgtttttctggatttttttgttgttattctgtctctcactgttcaaatacaactaccattaaaattatagactgatcatttctttgtcagtgggcaaacgtacaaaatcagcaggggatcaaatacttttttcccctcactgtacatcCATTGTACTGTGTtgcattaaaattgcattttataACACTACACcagaaatgacaaaaacaaaagactgCTTATTTTTAAAGCCATTTTAATTGCAGAGTTCTTTACAAAATGAAAGTGTGATTACAAAAAAGCTAAAAACAAAGTGATCCCAGACAGCTGAATACAACCAGGTTGACTGCCCAGGGcctttattatcatcatcatcatcattattattatttttttttttgctaacctAGTCCAGCCAGCTTTTATCTACATCCTCAGGCAACAGTGCACCTCTGAGATCTAGAATGTGCTATGGACCTCCAGGGACAGACAGCAGCTGTCCTAAAAAGGACAGGCTGATGTTTGCATCTCCGGGTtatgcagagacagagagaagtcAGAAGAATTGGACTGTGCAGCAGAAGTGTGGATCACCGGCGTGTGGGTCTCAGCAGCTGTATGGCTGTGACTGAGTCAGGAAACAGGTTGTGGTAGGTTGGGAGGGGTACATAGGCAGCGGTGATCATTTTGCCTGtcagaacaaaaacaagacGAGATACATGTTAGTGCTTACTAAGCTTAACATACTAAACTTCAATATATGATGTACTAAAATGTACCTCTAGTTTTGTGCCAGCATGGACAGAACAGATATTTGCAGTAGTGCTACACAATGCATCATTATTGCATTAAATACAGTTGTGAAAACTCATTTTCACATTAGTGCTTTACCAACAGTAAGGTTTTCTTGGATATAAATGGATATTTTGCcaagtgttttcatttttcaagcCAAGACTGTCAACTGCCATTTCTTCAATGCAATTCAACAGTTAAACAGAATCCTTCACAGCATGTGTGCATTACACAGTGTGTACCACAGTGCCGCTCTTAAAACAACACAGTGCACTACAAAACTATAAGACGACTATTAAAAATTTAGCCGTGGAATGAACAGCTTTACACGTGGTACGTGATAACTGTTCGTCTCCCTATTCATTCTCAATGCGAAGCGGGCACAGCCGCCTGCCTCGCGAGTTCCCAAATTTTGTGGCTGCAATCTGAGAATCACGTCGACATTGGGTAATATTTCCACTCTCGCTAGCAAACATGGTTGACACAGAAAACGAAAATTTTCATAATGATGTGATTTTAGAAAGCAATTAAAATCAATGACACAACAAAACTAGCTAGACATGTTTCAATAGATTTAATATCAGGATTCGAGAGAAATTCATTCCGACAGCCCTAGCATATACTATGGAACATGTCTATGCACTGGACTCACTCAGGAGACATTCGTTAGAGCAAAGGCTGATCTTACCTGCAAACCAGCGTCCATGTAGGGCACTGACAGCAGCCATGGCGGCCGGAATAGACGGACACTTCACGTACACGTTACcctgtgagagtaaaagaagaACCCACTGAAAGCTAGAAAGGCACCGGAGGATACAAGTACAAATATTAGAAACTGACTCTCGCCAGCAAGTTCGCAAAGCTTACTTGAGTAGAATTCTTGTCTACATATATATGAACAACGCCTCCATGTTTATTGCACTCTTCAATGACATCATCCTGAATCTCTATATCCCAGCCAGGCTCGTTTTCTCTGATGGGgagaaaaaacagacagagaatcacaataaacaaacactgaaacacaaacacacatacacacttgaaGATAGGCAGAGTGTTGGAAAGACTCACCCCTGTGGGCTGAACATGTTGGAAAGCTGTAGGCAGTGAGTTGCCAGGGGTTGGGTGGGGAGGTTCATGGCCTGGTTCATGCTTGGTGCAGAGATCACTGTAACAGAAATCATTTGTAGTTGAATATCTTGAGTACATAgtataaacattatttcattttcaataattGTTTAATCCTGTCAGGGCTTTCGCATAGTGTTCCTTGGGGTGGAACAAACATGCTACATTTGATTTTAATAATGGAATAAATGATTATTCTGCTACATCTAATTGCCGTGTGGGTtgcaatatcttttttttttttaaaaaagggactGGCCTGCCTTACACTGAAAAAATTTGTGTCTTGGTAAAGTCATGATTCATGTACACTCAAACACATAACTTCATAAAGTCCAACATTCTGCAGTCTCAGCAACACATCCAACGTCCTGCAGAGTCAACAATACAAAGGCTAATATTGCAATAATGATTAACATGCGATATCATGAAGCCTTACGTTGAGCCAAACAGAAACTGCGATTGTAGCCTGCAAGCCATGAAACCTAACAAAATTTAAACACCTTATAAATAACTGCATAATTTTTAGAGCAAACTGTAACtttatgaacataatcacaAAGGGTGCAGAGCACAATGCACTGTGAAGCAAGAACGGCGATCTACCAAAGCATAAGACAATGCAGAAATGCCCTGATAAGGgccggggggaaaaaaagggggtGATGCAACACTTGAACCTTACGAAAGCAACTGTGGAAgattgaacattttattaccCATGACCATATCTCTGTTTGCACAATGTCTTAGGTTGTTACATGTATACTACCAGCCAAAAGTTTCGAAGCACTTATTCTTATACCTATACCGACCCCCCCCCACATTGTAGAATAATTAagaagtcatcaaaactctggaataacacaaatgggaATTACATtgtaatcaaaaataaaaaccatttaaTATTTGAGCCTcctcaaagtagacaccctttttgcctagaattttcataaatgtattcttcacattttctcaaccaatttcttgataaacaaaaaacacaagatGCTTACCTCCAGGAAGGTTACCAAACGGAATAGAGCCGCTCATCTGCAGAGCGTGCTTTGCGGCTGGAGGAATCTGCAGCCCTGTacctatttataaaaataaataaataaataagcacacacacagcaacttATAATTGTTGAAAATTTCCTTGGAAATTAAATCATAGCAGGAAACATCAAACgcattaatatttcattatgaCACCTAAATGCAGACCATCAAAACAGACTCCAACACAGTTTAGCTGATCTCTGATCCCTACCTTCTGCAAGTCGGGCCATCAGCTGCAAGCGGCCCGTGGTGCCCAAGTCGATGCCTGTTCTCTCCAGCTCATCGTTGTCCAAGAAAGAGCTGGCTGATGAGCCATCTGAGCGCTCCGTCACATGACCCACCTTCATGGGCCGGCCAGCCAGCTCAAAACCGTTCAGCTGCTCTAGGGCCCTCTTGGCACATTCAGCATCTGCAAACTACAAATCAACGGAGCAGGTTTCCTATTAGCTTAACAGACATTTTAAATCCTAAAATCCAGTTGTCACTAATGAACAGTGTACAAGAatcatacattttaattatactgCTTTCTCTGGATAGATATATGGATTTATAATATGTAACATTTAACTGAGAGCTCAGGagaataaaaagatttttttcccctcaacaaTGTTCTTGCCAGTCCTACCTAGTATCAGTGAGCTAACCAATATtagtaagtaataaataaaaagtttggtTTGATTCTGACGATGAGGAAGTTGCTTGCCTTTGCTGTGGCTTTGATCGGCCTGGTCGCATAGCcaagttgttattttttattcaattgTAATGTTGAAATAGTGGTCATGCAAAATTTTATCTCCAACAGTAATCTCCTAATATCTACTGACTACCAagatatttttttccaccagcTCTTGTCCTCCATGCTGGTTttctccttttaaaaaaataaataaaataaaaatcaagcaCTCTTGAGGTCACTTGAACTTTTCTGAAAAGTTGTGACCAAAAAATGCCGGTGGCTGCATTCTGcccacatgtttaaaaaaaacaaaaaacaaaaacgcactgTAAATGACAATGTGAAGGTTACCGTAATCATATGATGAAACTTCTCATTTTATTGCATCAAACTGAGCAAGATGATAAAATTTAAACCTTATAAAAGAACCATATTGCTACTGAGATTGTGACAGTTACTCTGGCTGACGCACATGCTCATTATGTAAAAGTCACCTGCAGCTTTAGTATAATTAGTCATCGCAAGCTTTAATTCTGCACAAAGTGAAACAGCATACTCCTTCCCCAAAGACATGCTTGCTATGGTTCAATATTATAAAACAATGTCCAACAAAAGCAAGTAAGCAAAAACTGGTGCGTTGTGGAAATGTGCAGAGACAATTCACAAGCAGACATATAGACTTACAGTACATATATAATGCAATTTAgtcactgtgtgtttattggCTCCTGTAAAAAGTCTCTTACCGATATAAAGCCATAACCTTTTGACCTGCCCGTCTCGCTGTCCATGATCAACTGGATGCTTTCAATCTAGGTAAGAAAAGCAGGCCTGGGATTAAGTGAGCGCTCATAAATACTTTGCATTACTAGAATTTCATGCTGAAAGTGGCACTAAAAAGCCCATGTGGTGTCTCATACATCTGCATCAGTGTGAGCACAGAAATAATGCCGTAATCAGTCTCACCCTCCCAAATGGCTCGAATATGCCTCTGAGCATTTCCTCGGTGATGTTGAAGTGCAGGGAACCCACATAGAGCCGCATTGGCCCCGCGTTGCCTTTCTGCAAGTTAAGGGCTGCTGCCGCTGCCGCTGCTCTGTTTTTTTCGGCCTAGATGAGACAACGATACAGACTTACACAACACATACAAGAAGCTGAAACAGGAAGACTGTTAGCATGTGATTATAGAGACCTGCGAGGCCTGAACGATGATCGGCACTCCCAGCAACCTCTGCCCTGTCAGTCCAATAGCCAGGGGCACGGAGGTGGCCTCCACAAACTCAATATATGCAATACCCTTAGATCTGCGAGAGTTTCTGTCTGAAATCATCCTCACATCACGCACCTTTAGcaaagaggagaagaaaaaaaaaaagtcaaaccacattaaaaaaaaggagaagaaaaatacataaataaataataaaataaaaaagggcgGTGGGGGCACTTACTTTGCCCACAGCAGAGAAGAATTCCTCCAGGTCTCTGGGTCTGATTCTGGCAGCCAGCTGCATGCAGAATACCGTGCGGGCATCTCTCTCCTCCGCACTCAGATTATCAATAGGTTTCCTGTGGTAGAAAGTAGCTAATACATTTCTTTACTGAGGCTTAACATTAAGGTTTAGTtctgattataaaataaatgttctcCACATTATTCACAATAACATCAATAGCCAATAAATATAATTCATATTGCAGTGaatgaacaaaaagaaaaagtagtATAGTTATGTTACCTTATTGGACTCTTCTCTTTCTTAAATGGGCTCTTGCTTCGAGAGCGTTTGCGGCTGTAAtgtagaaaaggaaaaaaagtggTTTGAGATTAtctgtttatgtatattttccAGGGGTGTTCACAGGTATTCAAATACCTGGTTATGTATTTGCAGTGCCACTATACGAATACTGAATCATTATTCACATATTCTTATGCCTTATGTCCACATTAactgagataataataataaaaaaaattgtgtctgCTAATACTTGATTCAGAAAACAGCACAGTTGTGGTGCGCCAGTTAGACGCGTGTCGTATATTGGGACGGCAAAATCTCAGCAGTTTATATGCCCTTATTGGCCCGAGCAGGCAGCCAGATATGAACATCAGATCTTACGCATCGAGTACGCATCGAGTGCGTGATGAGAGGATGCAATACTCACTGGGGGCTTTTGTGACCTCTATAACGTCCATGCCTTTCATGACTTCGAGAAGGGTGCTGCTCTCTGCTACGTGATCGCTTCTTCTCCCGGCTGCGGCTCTTACGCTTGTCTCTGCCCTTCTTGCGCTCTCTGCTCCTACTCCTGCGGCGTTCGGCACTCGGGCTTCGACTCCGACTGTGCCTTTTCCTATGtagtgattgaaaaaaaaattattacaagtGTACAGCGTGTGGACTGTCACCACAATGATGAGTAAAGAAAGAACAGTTACTCACTTCCTGCTGTGCTCCTCATAGCCATTTGCACTATAGGACTTGCTGTCACCCTAAGCAGGGTTGATAGAAGAACATCGTGAGGATGGACAGGATACATAGCAAGTCGTCAAGGGAATGGGGGAGGGGGACAAGAGAAAATACAGAATATATTGATTTAGAAAAacagttacatttcatgttgccTGCGATGACCTTGGTGCTCTGCCGCCTAAAATCAAATCtttgcccccccaaaaaaggagCAACAGGTTACATGATAGCAAAAGGACCATGGTGCTTAATGGAGACTCAGCTCTAGAATCTGACAGTAACCTGCTATTTTAAACCTAAAGCTTGCTGCTAAGGACATGGTCGCTAAATGGGTTTCCACAGTGGAGGCGGTCATTCGGTGAGATCTTCCCCCATTTGTGCGGTTGGACTGTGTGAGTGCGATGCCATCTCTGTCTTACATCTCGTCCTGAAGCAGACAGGAATTTACACGGCTTAGTCAGAACGGCTCCCATGTGACATGGCATCAAAttaacaccaaaaaaacaagagaaaacccctcacccttttttttttttttaaaaacatcaatttcttttttttaatacctaCAACCAAGCCAACTTGGGAAGTTTACTGCATGTGTGATAAATAAGGCCAAATATAGTTTCTTGATTATGCTGGTGATGTATCACAAAAGATACCTAAAAgcaaatggcaaaataaaaatggattaaGGAGAAGCTTAAAAATGAGGGgcatgcaaaaaacaaaacaaaaaaccctcaaGATGTTGACTTATCTGAGACCTTCTCTAGAGAATGGCTTGGGAGACAGTATTCATATTCTGGAACAATCCGTTTAATATTGTAACAACAAGCAAAAGTACAGGTGCTCTATTAAACTCCCAAAGAACACCACTTCATGAAACTATACTTTAGAGTCTTTAAAAACAACTGCGTAATCCATGTAGCTGAGATGATCTGCCAGGTAGCATGATCTCAATAAAAGCTACTACTTATGATGCCAGCGTTTGCAGTACAAAGATCAACCATGTATGTAGTAAAAATGTGAATACTGTCTCCAATTCATGTCAGGTTCTATCCCTGTTTCATCCACTGTCATTCATCTTGTTCACACCAGACAGGTGACAGGATGAGAGTCTTTTGGTATTTGACCTAAGGGAACACAGTACATCAATATATGCC from Ictalurus furcatus strain D&B chromosome 5, Billie_1.0, whole genome shotgun sequence includes these protein-coding regions:
- the rbm39b gene encoding RNA-binding protein 39b — its product is MADDFDIEAMLEAPYRKGDSKSYSANGYEEHSRKKRHSRSRSPSAERRRSRSRERKKGRDKRKSRSREKKRSRSREQHPSRSHERHGRYRGHKSPHRKRSRSKSPFKKEKSPIRKPIDNLSAEERDARTVFCMQLAARIRPRDLEEFFSAVGKVRDVRMISDRNSRRSKGIAYIEFVEATSVPLAIGLTGQRLLGVPIIVQASQAEKNRAAAAAAALNLQKGNAGPMRLYVGSLHFNITEEMLRGIFEPFGRIESIQLIMDSETGRSKGYGFISFADAECAKRALEQLNGFELAGRPMKVGHVTERSDGSSASSFLDNDELERTGIDLGTTGRLQLMARLAEGTGLQIPPAAKHALQMSGSIPFGNLPGVISAPSMNQAMNLPTQPLATHCLQLSNMFSPQGENEPGWDIEIQDDVIEECNKHGGVVHIYVDKNSTQGNVYVKCPSIPAAMAAVSALHGRWFAGKMITAAYVPLPTYHNLFPDSVTAIQLLRPTRR